The following coding sequences are from one Verrucosispora sp. WMMD573 window:
- a CDS encoding Uma2 family endonuclease — protein MTVAVFDHEGPWTEEEYLALGETSQRVELFDGSLHVTPAPTPRHQRIARKLGNILEAAAEAVDLELLEAVNVRLRPGRVPVPDLVITTPVDLDDPHIEAADVRLVCEIISPGNAATDNVLKMHYYAAAGIEWYLPVEQTTGALRLYQRRGRHYVEHQAVKRGAVLHLNAPVQATIRPEDLVP, from the coding sequence ATGACCGTGGCGGTGTTCGACCACGAGGGCCCGTGGACCGAGGAGGAGTACCTCGCCCTCGGCGAGACCTCCCAGCGCGTCGAACTCTTCGACGGGAGCCTGCACGTGACCCCAGCCCCCACCCCACGCCACCAGCGGATCGCCAGGAAGCTGGGCAACATCCTGGAAGCGGCGGCCGAGGCCGTCGATTTGGAACTGCTGGAGGCGGTGAATGTTCGACTACGACCGGGACGGGTTCCAGTCCCGGATCTGGTGATCACCACGCCGGTCGACCTGGACGACCCGCACATCGAGGCGGCTGACGTTCGACTTGTTTGCGAGATCATCTCGCCAGGCAACGCGGCCACGGACAATGTCCTCAAGATGCACTACTATGCCGCCGCCGGCATCGAGTGGTACCTACCGGTCGAGCAGACAACCGGCGCGCTCCGCCTCTACCAGCGGCGTGGTCGTCACTACGTCGAGCATCAGGCGGTCAAACGAGGTGCAGTGCTACACCTGAACGCACCTGTCCAGGCAACGATCCGTCCCGAAGATCTCGTCCCCTGA
- a CDS encoding TldD/PmbA family protein, which yields MSEFEVAEAAVQAALDAGARYADVRVMHRRYESMTARNGDIESLAQDESVGLGVRALVSSGWGFHAVPELSYLAARDAGHRAARTAAASALVSGPPVDLVAVTPTTASWSSPCEVDPLGVSLAVKGDLLVAATRTMTEHGADLAEGLYQIWDTAKWFVSSEGHRIDQRIRECGGGISATSVGAGETQRRSWPSYRGQYGTTGWELVESLELTAHAARIAEESRALLTAPLCPTGETDLILGGEQLALQIHESVGHAIELDRILGWEAAFAGTSWLDLAQLGSLRYGSELMTITIDPTIPGALGSFGYDDEGSPAVKRDAVRNGRWVGVLAGRDSAAVAGLDHGGSVRADGWARLPMVRMTNVGLEPGPHTLDEIVAATDEGVLMDVNRSWSIDDKRLNFQFGCEIGWEIRNGRRGRMLRNPTYTGIGPLFWRSMDMLSSETVPWGTPNCGKGQPGQIGHTGHPSAPARFRNVRVGVRA from the coding sequence GTGAGCGAATTCGAGGTGGCCGAGGCGGCGGTGCAGGCGGCGCTGGACGCTGGTGCCCGGTACGCCGACGTTCGGGTGATGCACCGGCGCTACGAGTCGATGACCGCCCGCAACGGCGACATCGAGTCGCTGGCCCAGGACGAGAGCGTCGGTCTGGGCGTACGCGCGTTGGTCAGTTCGGGTTGGGGCTTCCACGCCGTACCGGAGCTGTCCTACCTGGCCGCCCGCGACGCCGGCCACCGGGCCGCGCGGACCGCGGCGGCCAGCGCGCTGGTCTCCGGCCCGCCCGTCGACCTGGTCGCGGTCACCCCGACCACGGCGAGCTGGTCCTCGCCCTGTGAGGTCGACCCGCTCGGCGTCTCCCTCGCCGTCAAGGGTGACCTGCTGGTGGCCGCCACCCGCACCATGACCGAGCACGGCGCCGACCTCGCCGAGGGGCTCTACCAGATCTGGGACACCGCCAAGTGGTTCGTCTCCAGCGAGGGGCACCGCATCGACCAGCGCATCCGCGAGTGCGGCGGTGGCATCTCGGCCACCTCCGTGGGTGCCGGTGAGACCCAACGCCGGTCCTGGCCGAGCTACCGCGGCCAGTACGGCACCACCGGCTGGGAACTTGTCGAGTCACTGGAGTTGACCGCGCACGCGGCACGGATCGCCGAGGAGTCGCGGGCACTGCTGACCGCGCCGCTCTGCCCCACCGGCGAGACCGACCTGATCCTCGGCGGCGAGCAGTTGGCGCTCCAGATCCACGAGTCGGTCGGGCACGCCATCGAGCTGGACCGCATTCTAGGGTGGGAGGCGGCCTTCGCCGGCACCTCATGGTTGGATCTCGCGCAGCTCGGCTCGCTGCGGTACGGCTCCGAACTGATGACCATCACCATCGACCCGACCATCCCCGGCGCGCTGGGCAGCTTCGGCTACGACGACGAGGGCTCACCGGCGGTGAAGCGCGACGCGGTGCGGAACGGCCGCTGGGTGGGCGTGCTGGCGGGCCGGGACTCGGCCGCCGTCGCGGGCCTCGATCACGGCGGCAGCGTACGCGCCGACGGGTGGGCCAGGCTGCCCATGGTGCGGATGACGAACGTGGGCCTGGAACCGGGCCCGCACACCCTGGACGAAATCGTCGCCGCCACTGACGAGGGGGTGCTGATGGACGTCAACAGGTCCTGGTCCATCGACGACAAGCGGCTCAACTTCCAGTTCGGCTGCGAGATCGGCTGGGAGATCCGCAACGGCCGGCGGGGGCGGATGCTGCGTAACCCGACGTACACCGGCATCGGCCCGCTGTTCTGGCGCTCGATGGACATGCTCTCCTCGGAGACGGTCCCGTGGGGCACCCCAAACTGCGGCAAGGGCCAGCCCGGCCAGATCGGGCACACCGGTCACCCGTCGGCCCCGGCCCGTTTCCGCAACGTCCGGGTGGGGGTACGCGCGTGA